A stretch of DNA from Gottschalkia acidurici 9a:
TGGGATGAAAGAACTTGAGAATTCATTGATATCAGGACAAGACTATAAAAATATAGGATTATATCGAGATATTACAACTTGCAGAAGTGCAATAAAAAACACATCTCGATTTAACTTTAGGATTTATGGGATTGAAATTAAACCACTTGAACAGTTTAATTATGATCCTGACATAGTAATTATAGTTTCAGACTCTTATCAGTCTATGAGAATAATGCAGGGATATACTTGTATGTTTGGAGCAGATTTTTCATTAAGAGCTACAGGAAATCAAGCTGTTTGCTCAGAATGTACAGCATATCCGTATGAACATAATCATATTAATATTTCATTTTTATGTAGCGGGACAAGATATAACAATAAGTGGAAGGACAGTGAGATCATGATAGGTCTACCATTTAACAAGTTTGAACTACTTGTAGAAGGAACCTATATGACGTTAAATGCAACAGAGCCAAATGAGAAGAAGAAAGAAATAGAATATAGATTAAAGGAAGAAAAAATTGATTTCAAAGTTGAATATGATAATGCTTATTATATGAAAAAGCCTCCTAAGAAAAATAAACTAGTATAAGAAATAGGAATTTTATAACATACACTAGAGCCATCCTACAATTTATATATTTATGGTAGAAAATGAGTAAGGTATAAGGTGGCTTTCATAATAAGATTAGGAGGGAGAACATGAAAAAAGGATTACTAATATTTACAATAATAATATCTTTTATGATAATTGTAATGTCTGGATGTGCAAAAAAAGAAAAACAAGATAAAGTTTCAGCAGATATAGTTAAGAAGAATATTAAAATAGGTACTTTTTCATCTTCCAAAATAGCAGCAGACTCTGGTAAAGAGGAATTAGAAAAAAAGGGGTACGAAGTAGAAATTGTAGTTTTTGATGATGCTGTATTACCAAATACTGCATTAGCCGAAGGATCTATAGATGCTAATTTATTTCAGCATACTCCATACTTGGATGCATATTTAAAAGATAATAATAAAGTATCATTATCAATGGTAGATCCGTTACTTTATTATCCTAATTACGGACTATACTCTTTAAAACATAAGGATATAAATGATATACCACAGGGGGGTACTATTGGAATCTATAATGATGCGTCAAATATGGATAGAGGTCTAAGATTACTAGATGCTTGTGGCTTAATTAAACTAACTGATGAAAAGAAAGATCTATATAGCAAGCTTGATATAATTGAAAATCCTAAGAATTTTAAATTTGCGGAGATGGCATTTGGTACAGCTGTTAGATCATTAGATGATACTGATGCATCTATAGCAGGAGCATCACATATACTACAGGCTGATATGGATCCAAAGTCAGCATTAGTTTTTGAGGAAGTAAACAATAATTTTTCATGTGGACTTACAGTTAGAACAGGAAATCTTGATGATAACTGGGTCAAAGATATGATAAAAGCATATACGAGTGATGATGCAAGAGAAAAGTTAAACAAAGGATATAAGGGAGCATCAACCCCACTCTATTAATGAAAATATAAATCTGATAGTTATGTACTAATAACTATCAGATTTTTTTATAACAAGATCTACAAATTAAAGTGTAGAGAATTCTTAGAGCATATATAGAAAATAGTTATAGCAAAACTAAAATGTATATATAACATCTATTGGAGTAAATTTATAAGTCAATATATAATGAAAAAAGTAGAAAACTGTTGTCGTAGAAGTTATTCCTATGATGAGTATGTTTGTCTTAAATAATTATAATATAGAAGCTAGGGCATAGTATTTAAATTTGAAGTACTACTTAAGTAATAATTATGAACTATGAATATGTACAAATATGATACTAGACAAGTGTGTAATATATCAGTTCAATAAATATAGGAGGGAAAACAACTTGATTGAAATATCTAATTTACAAAAGTCTTTTGGAAAAGTAAGTGTTTTAAAAGATATCAATCTTACTATTAATGATGGAGACATATATGGTCTTATAGGTAGAAGTGGTGCAGGCAAATCTACACTTCTTAGATGTATAAATGGACTTGAAACTTATGATTCTGGAAGCTTAAAAATAGATAAATTTGAAGTTAAGAGTCATGGAGAGCGAGAAATCAGAGAGTTTAGAAAAAATATAGGAATGATATTCCAACACTTTTCACTAATGCAGAGAAAGACAGTATATGAAAATATTGCATTGCCAATGGAATGTTGGGGATATAAGAAAGACGAGATAGATAAAAAAGTTAAAGAATTACTAGAACTAGTTGATATATCAGATAAAATAAATGATAAGCCAAGATCTTTAAGTGGAGGGCAAAAGCAAAGAGTAGCAATAGCAAGAGCACTTTCACTTGACCCTAAGATATTGCTGTGTGATGAAGCTACATCTGCATTAGATCCTAAAACGACGAAATCTATATTATCTTTACTAAGAGAAATAAACAAAAAGCTTGGAATAACTATTGTTATAGTAACACATGAAATGTCAGTCGTAAGGCAAGTTTGCAACAAAGTGTCAGTGCTGGATAAAGGGAAAATAGCTGCCAAAGGAAATGTTGAAGATATATTCTTAGATCAACCAGAATCATTAAGAGATCTTCTGGGAGAAGAAGATGATGAAGTGTTACCAAAGAAAGGAGTCAATATAAGACTAGTATACTCTAAGAGTGATATATCTGATAGCATTGTATCTAGTATGGCAAGAAAGCTAGATATAGACTTCTCTATAGTTTGGGGAAAGCTTGAAAAGTATAGAGATAGTGTTTTAGGCTCAGTAGTTATAAACACTGAAAAAGAAAATGAGGAACTAATAACTAACTATTTAGATGATATAGGGGTTAAATATGAGGTGATAAAAAATGAATAGCGATTCTATAGAACTTTTAAGTAAAATAGTTATTCCAGAGTTAGGAAAGACACTATATATGGTTATATTATCAACTATCTTATCTATATTTTTTGGATTTATAATGGCAATAATATTAACGGTAACAGATAAAGAGGGTCTTAAGCCTAATAAAGGAATCTATCAAGTATTAGATACGATAATAAATGTTGTTAGATCTTTTCCGTTCATCATATTAGTAGTAGCTATCATACCACTTACAAGAAAGATTGTAGGAACATCGATAGGGGAGAATGCAGCAATAGTACCACTAGTAATAGCAGGATCTCCATTTATAGCTAGATTAATAGAGGGAAGCTTAAAAGAGGTTGATAAAGGACTTATTGAAGCAGCTAGATCATTTGGAGCTTCTAATATGCAAATTGTTTTCAAAATAATGATTAAAGAAGCAGTACCTTCTATAATTTCAGGTGTAACACTTGCAATAGTTTCGATATTAGGATGTACTGCAATGGCAGGAGCAGTTGGTGCAGGTGGATTAGGAGCTATAGCTCTCACATATGGATATCAAAGTTTTAATGATACTATAATGTATGGAACAGTTATTGTATTAATTATAATCGTTCAAATTATACAAACATTAGGAAGTTTACTGTATAGAAGACTAAGATAAAGTTACTACAAGATTTTAAAATATCTATTCAAGCTTTAAAATATCTAAATTTAAGTATAGAAAATATAAGAAATAGAAGGGGGAGTTTAACTAATGGCAAGTTTAAGAAAAATTAGTTTACTAACACTAACAATACTAACGATGACATTAATGTCAGCATGTGGTGGACAAGGTGATAACAAGGGAGCTGATTCTAAAAGTGGAGACGGGAAAAAGGTAATAAAAGCTGGAACATCAGTATTATTTGAGGCTCCATTAAAAGCTGCAAAAGAGGATTTTGAAAAGATAAGCGGATATGAACTAGAAATAAAAGTATTTGATGATGCAGTAGCAACAGACATAGCATTGGCTGAAGGAGATATAGATGTAAATTTTTATCAACATGAGCCTTATCTTAATGCATTTAATGAAAGTAGGGGAACTAACTTAGTTAGATATGGTAAGAAAGTCCTTGCAAGTGATTATGGATTATATTCAAGTAAAATAAAAAGCTTAGATGAACTTAAAGATGGATTTACAATGAGTATACCCAACGATGCTAGCAATAGAGGAATAGCTCTTAAATTTTTACAAGATCAAGGATTTATAAAAATCAAAGAAAATGTTAAATTTCCAACATTAGTAGATATTATAGAAAATAAAAGAGATATAAAGTTTGTAGAAATGGATAGATTAAGCTTAGTAAAATCATTGGAAGAAGTAGATATATGTGCAATGCCATCCATATATATGTTCCAATCTGGTAAAGACCCTAAATCAGCAATAGTTTCTGGATACGATTCAGATGAACTTGCAATTATAATTACTCTAACAGAAGATAACAAGAATGTCGAGTGGGCTAAACATCTTGAAGAAGCTTTGACTAATGAAAATTCAAGAAAATTTATACAGGAAACGTATAAAGGTGCTGTAAAGCCCTTATTCTAGAAGCAACAAAATATAAAGGGGGGGACATACAGTGAGATTTAAGGATGAAATGACATCAAAGGAAAGAATGACGGCTTACTTTAATAATGAAGATGTAGATAGACCACCATTTTCACTATCATTAGGAGAGCCAGCAGCTAAATTCATAAATATATCGTC
This window harbors:
- a CDS encoding DUF169 domain-containing protein: MKNYLQDSVKKLNAALELERKVVGVKFLFNKDEFENADARSVKGKMPYCVMIRKATLGYDMKVISENSGCIGGSNALGMKELENSLISGQDYKNIGLYRDITTCRSAIKNTSRFNFRIYGIEIKPLEQFNYDPDIVIIVSDSYQSMRIMQGYTCMFGADFSLRATGNQAVCSECTAYPYEHNHINISFLCSGTRYNNKWKDSEIMIGLPFNKFELLVEGTYMTLNATEPNEKKKEIEYRLKEEKIDFKVEYDNAYYMKKPPKKNKLV
- a CDS encoding MetQ/NlpA family ABC transporter substrate-binding protein, with amino-acid sequence MKKGLLIFTIIISFMIIVMSGCAKKEKQDKVSADIVKKNIKIGTFSSSKIAADSGKEELEKKGYEVEIVVFDDAVLPNTALAEGSIDANLFQHTPYLDAYLKDNNKVSLSMVDPLLYYPNYGLYSLKHKDINDIPQGGTIGIYNDASNMDRGLRLLDACGLIKLTDEKKDLYSKLDIIENPKNFKFAEMAFGTAVRSLDDTDASIAGASHILQADMDPKSALVFEEVNNNFSCGLTVRTGNLDDNWVKDMIKAYTSDDAREKLNKGYKGASTPLY
- a CDS encoding methionine ABC transporter ATP-binding protein, with product MIEISNLQKSFGKVSVLKDINLTINDGDIYGLIGRSGAGKSTLLRCINGLETYDSGSLKIDKFEVKSHGEREIREFRKNIGMIFQHFSLMQRKTVYENIALPMECWGYKKDEIDKKVKELLELVDISDKINDKPRSLSGGQKQRVAIARALSLDPKILLCDEATSALDPKTTKSILSLLREINKKLGITIVIVTHEMSVVRQVCNKVSVLDKGKIAAKGNVEDIFLDQPESLRDLLGEEDDEVLPKKGVNIRLVYSKSDISDSIVSSMARKLDIDFSIVWGKLEKYRDSVLGSVVINTEKENEELITNYLDDIGVKYEVIKNE
- a CDS encoding methionine ABC transporter permease, yielding MNSDSIELLSKIVIPELGKTLYMVILSTILSIFFGFIMAIILTVTDKEGLKPNKGIYQVLDTIINVVRSFPFIILVVAIIPLTRKIVGTSIGENAAIVPLVIAGSPFIARLIEGSLKEVDKGLIEAARSFGASNMQIVFKIMIKEAVPSIISGVTLAIVSILGCTAMAGAVGAGGLGAIALTYGYQSFNDTIMYGTVIVLIIIVQIIQTLGSLLYRRLR
- a CDS encoding MetQ/NlpA family ABC transporter substrate-binding protein, encoding MASLRKISLLTLTILTMTLMSACGGQGDNKGADSKSGDGKKVIKAGTSVLFEAPLKAAKEDFEKISGYELEIKVFDDAVATDIALAEGDIDVNFYQHEPYLNAFNESRGTNLVRYGKKVLASDYGLYSSKIKSLDELKDGFTMSIPNDASNRGIALKFLQDQGFIKIKENVKFPTLVDIIENKRDIKFVEMDRLSLVKSLEEVDICAMPSIYMFQSGKDPKSAIVSGYDSDELAIIITLTEDNKNVEWAKHLEEALTNENSRKFIQETYKGAVKPLF